Proteins from a genomic interval of Rosa chinensis cultivar Old Blush chromosome 2, RchiOBHm-V2, whole genome shotgun sequence:
- the LOC112187440 gene encoding transcription factor TGA2.3 isoform X2 has product MTLGSVLFLPFRFMFWLDMNKTIFEEIKRGGSGSSLGPVYNQNNSISRAPGGKDVQFSTLNKLLPQKELQPNLVSVSRSNHENWGESNMADGSPRTDTSTDDTEDKNQMIERNQMTGLLASDSSDRSKEKPGDQKTLRRLAQNREAARKSRLRKKAYVQQLESSRLKLTQLEQELQRARQQGIFISSSGDQAHSMSGNGALAFDVEYARWLEEHNRQINELRAAVNSHAGDTELRTVIDNVIAHYDDIFRLKGIAAKADVFHILSGMWKTPAERCFMWIGGFRSSELLKLLVRQLEPLTEQQVMNIFNLQQSSQQAEDALSQGMEALQQSLAETLASGSPGPSGTSGNVANYMGQMAMAMGKLGTLEGFLRQADNLRQQTLQQMHRILTTRQSARALLAINDYFSRLRALSSLWLARPRE; this is encoded by the exons ATGACTCTTGGAAGTGTGCTATTTCTGCCCTTTCGTTTTATGTTTTGGCTGGACATGAACAAAACAATCTTTGAAGAGATAAAGAGAGGAGGAAGTGGAAGCAGTTTGG gtCCTGTGTATAATCAAAATAATTCAATTAGCCGGGCACCGGGAGGCAAGGATGTCCAGTTTAGCACTTTAAATAAG CTGTTGCCACAAAAAGAGCTACAACCAAATCTGGTTTCAGTATCTCGTAGCAATCACGAGAACTGGGGGGAATCCAATATGGCAGATGGAAGTCCTAGGACTGATACTTCAACAGATGACACAGAGGATAAAAATCAGATG ATTGAAAGGAATCAAATGACTGGTCTTCTAGCTTCTGATTCCAGTGATAGATCAAAAGAAAAACCTGGGGATCAAAAG ACACTGCGCAGGCTTGCTCAAAATCGTGAAGCTGCCAGGAAAAGCCGGTTACGAAAAAAA GCATATGTACAACAACTCGAGAGTAGCCGGTTGAAATTAACCCAGCTTGAGCAAGAACTTCAGCGTGCCCGCCAGCAG GGCATATTCATTTCAAGCTCTGGAGATCAAGCCCATTCAATGAGTGGAAATG GTGCTTTGGCATTTGATGTGGAATATGCAAGGTGGCTGGAGGAGCACAACAGGCAGATAAATGAGTTGAGGGCTGCTGTTAATTCACACGCGGGTGACACGGAACTCCGTACTGTAATTGATAATGTCATTGCTCACTATGATGACATTTTTAGACTAAAGGGCATTGCAGCAAAAGCTGATGTTTTCCACATTTTGTCAGGAATGTGGAAAACACCAGCGGAACGGTGTTTTATGTGGATTGGTGGCTTCCGCTCATCTGAGCTTTTGAAG CTTCTTGTGCGTCAATTGGAACCCCTAACGGAGCAGCAAGTGATGAATATTTTCAACTTACAGCAATCATCCCAGCAGGCTGAAGATGCTTTGTCACAAGGGATGGAAGCATTACAGCAGTCACTTGCTGAGACCTTGGCCAGTGGTTCACCTGGGCCATCAGGAACATCTGGGAATGTAGCAAACTATATGGGTCAAATGGCTATGGCGATGGGAAAGCTAGGCACTCTTGAGGGGTTCCTTCGCCAG GCTGATAATCTTCGCCAGCAAACTCTGCAACAAATGCATCGTATACTGACAACTCGGCAGTCAGCTCGTGCACTTCTTGCAATCAATGATTATTTCTCGCGTCTTAGAGCCCTCAGTTCTCTTTGGCTTGCCAGGCCCCGAGAGTGA
- the LOC121051237 gene encoding uncharacterized protein LOC121051237 has translation MAPFRMAPTELKELMEQIDGLLEQGFIRPSTSPWGDPVVFARKKDGSLRLCVDYRKLNKVTIKNWNDVHFVWTEECERAFNVLNARLTTTPVLTIPTSGGGLVIYSDASHQGLGCVLMQHGGVVTYGSRQLKVHERNYPTYDLELAVKELNMRQRRWMEFIKDYDFTLEYRLGKANVVADALSRKPKGIVASVMVQEWLMLETASEFDLVQVRVENGSFLGSVTVQPTLISRIIQGQTEDEFSGAKLAKLAADSSIGVPSEWSVGMDGGLRMNHRLYVLDHVDPKGEILHEGHRLRYTVHPRSTKMYRDLRRQFRWN, from the exons ATGGCACCATTTCGGATGGCACCaactgaacttaaagagttgatggagcaaattgatggtttacttgaGCAGGGGTTCATTAGACCTAGTACTTCTCCTTGGGGTGATCCTGTGGTGTTTGCTAggaagaaggatggttcactacggttgtgtgtggattatcggAAGTTGAACAAGGTGACGATCAAGAATTG GAATGATGTCCACTTTGTGTGGACTGAGGAATGTGAGCGAGCATTCAATGTGTTGAACGCTAGATTGACCACAACCCCAGTGTTGACTATTCCCACAAGCGGTGGTGGTTTAGTCATCTATAGTGATGCGTCTCATCAGGGTTTGgggtgtgtgttgatgcagcatggcGGTGTTGTCACTTATGgctctagacagttgaaggtgcatgagcgtAATTACCCCACTTATGATTTGGAGTTGGCTGTG aaggagttgaacatgagacagAGGAGGTGGATGGAGTTCATAAAGGACTATGATTTCACCTTAGAGTATCGTCTAGGAAAGGCCAATGTGgtggcagatgctttgagtaggaagcCCAAAGGTATTGTTGCTTCTGTTATGGTTCAGGAGTGGCTTATGTTGGAgactgcatctgagtttgaccttgtGCAAGTAAGAGTTGAGAATGGGAGTTTCCTTGGAAGTGTCACGGTACAGCCTACCTTGATTTCCAGGATCATTCAGGGTCAAACAGAGGATGAGTTCTCAGGTGCGAAGTTGGCAAAGTTAGCTGCGGATTCGTCCATTGGCGTTCCATCAGAGTGGTCGGTGGGAATGGATGGTGGTTTGCGGATGAACCATAGGTTGTATGTTCTGGATCATGTTGACCCCAAGGGAGAGATTCTTCATGAGGGACATCGATTGAGGTATACTGTGCACCCTAGAAGCACTAAGATGTATCGGGATTTGCGAAGGCAATTCCGGTGGAATTGA
- the LOC112187440 gene encoding transcription factor TGA2.3 isoform X1 — protein sequence MGSRTVKIGSNDANKLVTDMPSFVTPVPTSNPIGTEGSSIRSSRISDLESLQQTLGFNIEDAVDIGRSPVYNQNNSISRAPGGKDVQFSTLNKLLPQKELQPNLVSVSRSNHENWGESNMADGSPRTDTSTDDTEDKNQMIERNQMTGLLASDSSDRSKEKPGDQKTLRRLAQNREAARKSRLRKKAYVQQLESSRLKLTQLEQELQRARQQGIFISSSGDQAHSMSGNGALAFDVEYARWLEEHNRQINELRAAVNSHAGDTELRTVIDNVIAHYDDIFRLKGIAAKADVFHILSGMWKTPAERCFMWIGGFRSSELLKLLVRQLEPLTEQQVMNIFNLQQSSQQAEDALSQGMEALQQSLAETLASGSPGPSGTSGNVANYMGQMAMAMGKLGTLEGFLRQADNLRQQTLQQMHRILTTRQSARALLAINDYFSRLRALSSLWLARPRE from the exons ATGGGCAGTAGAACAGTCAAAATCGGTTCAAATGATGCAAATAAACTGGTGACCGACATGCCGAGCTTTGTTACTCCAGTACCCACTTCCAATCCCAT TGGCACAGAGGGGAGCTCCATTCGTTCTTCTCGAATCTCAGACCTTGAGAGTCTTCAGCAGACTCTTGGATTTAACATAGAGGATGCTGTTGACATTGGAAGAA gtCCTGTGTATAATCAAAATAATTCAATTAGCCGGGCACCGGGAGGCAAGGATGTCCAGTTTAGCACTTTAAATAAG CTGTTGCCACAAAAAGAGCTACAACCAAATCTGGTTTCAGTATCTCGTAGCAATCACGAGAACTGGGGGGAATCCAATATGGCAGATGGAAGTCCTAGGACTGATACTTCAACAGATGACACAGAGGATAAAAATCAGATG ATTGAAAGGAATCAAATGACTGGTCTTCTAGCTTCTGATTCCAGTGATAGATCAAAAGAAAAACCTGGGGATCAAAAG ACACTGCGCAGGCTTGCTCAAAATCGTGAAGCTGCCAGGAAAAGCCGGTTACGAAAAAAA GCATATGTACAACAACTCGAGAGTAGCCGGTTGAAATTAACCCAGCTTGAGCAAGAACTTCAGCGTGCCCGCCAGCAG GGCATATTCATTTCAAGCTCTGGAGATCAAGCCCATTCAATGAGTGGAAATG GTGCTTTGGCATTTGATGTGGAATATGCAAGGTGGCTGGAGGAGCACAACAGGCAGATAAATGAGTTGAGGGCTGCTGTTAATTCACACGCGGGTGACACGGAACTCCGTACTGTAATTGATAATGTCATTGCTCACTATGATGACATTTTTAGACTAAAGGGCATTGCAGCAAAAGCTGATGTTTTCCACATTTTGTCAGGAATGTGGAAAACACCAGCGGAACGGTGTTTTATGTGGATTGGTGGCTTCCGCTCATCTGAGCTTTTGAAG CTTCTTGTGCGTCAATTGGAACCCCTAACGGAGCAGCAAGTGATGAATATTTTCAACTTACAGCAATCATCCCAGCAGGCTGAAGATGCTTTGTCACAAGGGATGGAAGCATTACAGCAGTCACTTGCTGAGACCTTGGCCAGTGGTTCACCTGGGCCATCAGGAACATCTGGGAATGTAGCAAACTATATGGGTCAAATGGCTATGGCGATGGGAAAGCTAGGCACTCTTGAGGGGTTCCTTCGCCAG GCTGATAATCTTCGCCAGCAAACTCTGCAACAAATGCATCGTATACTGACAACTCGGCAGTCAGCTCGTGCACTTCTTGCAATCAATGATTATTTCTCGCGTCTTAGAGCCCTCAGTTCTCTTTGGCTTGCCAGGCCCCGAGAGTGA
- the LOC112187440 gene encoding transcription factor TGA2.3 isoform X3, which translates to MADGSPRTDTSTDDTEDKNQMIERNQMTGLLASDSSDRSKEKPGDQKTLRRLAQNREAARKSRLRKKAYVQQLESSRLKLTQLEQELQRARQQGIFISSSGDQAHSMSGNGALAFDVEYARWLEEHNRQINELRAAVNSHAGDTELRTVIDNVIAHYDDIFRLKGIAAKADVFHILSGMWKTPAERCFMWIGGFRSSELLKLLVRQLEPLTEQQVMNIFNLQQSSQQAEDALSQGMEALQQSLAETLASGSPGPSGTSGNVANYMGQMAMAMGKLGTLEGFLRQADNLRQQTLQQMHRILTTRQSARALLAINDYFSRLRALSSLWLARPRE; encoded by the exons ATGGCAGATGGAAGTCCTAGGACTGATACTTCAACAGATGACACAGAGGATAAAAATCAGATG ATTGAAAGGAATCAAATGACTGGTCTTCTAGCTTCTGATTCCAGTGATAGATCAAAAGAAAAACCTGGGGATCAAAAG ACACTGCGCAGGCTTGCTCAAAATCGTGAAGCTGCCAGGAAAAGCCGGTTACGAAAAAAA GCATATGTACAACAACTCGAGAGTAGCCGGTTGAAATTAACCCAGCTTGAGCAAGAACTTCAGCGTGCCCGCCAGCAG GGCATATTCATTTCAAGCTCTGGAGATCAAGCCCATTCAATGAGTGGAAATG GTGCTTTGGCATTTGATGTGGAATATGCAAGGTGGCTGGAGGAGCACAACAGGCAGATAAATGAGTTGAGGGCTGCTGTTAATTCACACGCGGGTGACACGGAACTCCGTACTGTAATTGATAATGTCATTGCTCACTATGATGACATTTTTAGACTAAAGGGCATTGCAGCAAAAGCTGATGTTTTCCACATTTTGTCAGGAATGTGGAAAACACCAGCGGAACGGTGTTTTATGTGGATTGGTGGCTTCCGCTCATCTGAGCTTTTGAAG CTTCTTGTGCGTCAATTGGAACCCCTAACGGAGCAGCAAGTGATGAATATTTTCAACTTACAGCAATCATCCCAGCAGGCTGAAGATGCTTTGTCACAAGGGATGGAAGCATTACAGCAGTCACTTGCTGAGACCTTGGCCAGTGGTTCACCTGGGCCATCAGGAACATCTGGGAATGTAGCAAACTATATGGGTCAAATGGCTATGGCGATGGGAAAGCTAGGCACTCTTGAGGGGTTCCTTCGCCAG GCTGATAATCTTCGCCAGCAAACTCTGCAACAAATGCATCGTATACTGACAACTCGGCAGTCAGCTCGTGCACTTCTTGCAATCAATGATTATTTCTCGCGTCTTAGAGCCCTCAGTTCTCTTTGGCTTGCCAGGCCCCGAGAGTGA